A genomic stretch from Rhodanobacter soli includes:
- a CDS encoding TVP38/TMEM64 family protein produces MSRWRAALPLVLLVLAGIVLFASGSLDQLGPHQLVAHQAELHAQIAGHPWLTRLAFIGLLTLTVATGIPGTIVVILAGGFAFGVVDATLCSSVGLTLGSLILYLASRYAFGPGSRQPPAFVARLHHGFERHPVSYTLFLRFVPVVPFGAVTVALAWLRCPLWLFLGASWLGGTVSLIFETSIGAGLGDAMAMSQSDSFGIALFMHREVLLPLGAIALLALLPLLLERITRRHRQGSRHVD; encoded by the coding sequence TTGAGCCGCTGGCGTGCCGCGCTGCCGCTGGTCCTGCTGGTGCTGGCAGGCATCGTGCTGTTCGCCTCCGGCTCGCTGGACCAGTTGGGCCCGCACCAGCTGGTCGCGCACCAGGCCGAGTTGCACGCGCAGATCGCCGGGCACCCGTGGCTGACCCGGCTGGCCTTCATCGGGCTGCTGACGCTGACCGTGGCCACCGGGATCCCCGGCACTATCGTGGTGATCCTGGCCGGCGGCTTCGCGTTCGGCGTGGTCGACGCCACGCTGTGCTCGTCGGTCGGGCTCACCCTCGGCTCGCTGATCCTGTACCTGGCCAGCCGCTACGCGTTCGGCCCCGGCAGCCGCCAGCCGCCAGCCTTCGTGGCGCGACTGCACCACGGCTTCGAGCGGCACCCGGTGAGCTACACCCTGTTCCTGCGTTTCGTGCCGGTCGTGCCGTTCGGCGCGGTGACCGTGGCGCTGGCGTGGCTGCGCTGCCCGCTGTGGTTGTTCCTCGGCGCCAGCTGGCTCGGCGGCACCGTTTCGCTGATCTTCGAAACCTCGATCGGCGCAGGACTCGGCGACGCCATGGCCATGAGCCAAAGCGACAGCTTCGGCATCGCCCTGTTCATGCACCGCGAAGTGTTGCTGCCACTGGGCGCGATCGCCCTGCTCGCCCTGCTGCCGCTGCTGCTCGAACGCATCACCCGGCGCCACCGCCAGGGGAGCAGGCATGTCGACTGA
- a CDS encoding nucleoside deaminase, with the protein MLPLQIHLTLPPWIGDVADTNRRYQSDEERVGLAIELSRQNVDRGGGGPFGAAVFNSHSGRLVAVGVNRVVPQSCSVAHAEMMVIMIAQQRLSRHRLNEDGGHYVLATSSQPCCQCYGATVWAGIDELLIGARSEDVEELTEFDEGPLPADWVGELTRRNIVVRRDILRDQAREVLAAYGATGTPY; encoded by the coding sequence ATGCTGCCGCTGCAAATCCATCTCACCTTGCCGCCGTGGATCGGTGACGTTGCCGATACCAACCGGCGTTACCAGAGCGACGAGGAGCGCGTGGGCCTCGCGATCGAGCTGTCGCGGCAGAATGTGGATCGCGGCGGTGGCGGCCCTTTCGGCGCGGCCGTGTTCAACAGCCACAGCGGCCGGCTGGTTGCCGTCGGCGTCAACCGCGTGGTGCCGCAAAGCTGCTCGGTCGCGCACGCCGAGATGATGGTGATCATGATCGCGCAGCAGCGGCTCAGCCGACACCGGCTGAACGAGGATGGCGGCCACTACGTGCTGGCCACCAGTTCGCAGCCGTGCTGCCAGTGCTATGGCGCTACCGTGTGGGCAGGCATCGACGAACTGCTGATCGGTGCGCGCTCCGAAGACGTCGAGGAACTCACCGAGTTCGACGAAGGCCCATTGCCGGCCGACTGGGTCGGCGAGCTGACCCGCCGCAACATCGTCGTGCGTCGCGACATCCTGCGCGACCAGGCCCGCGAGGTACTGGCCGCCTACGGCGCCACCGGCACACCGTATTGA
- a CDS encoding glutamine--tRNA ligase/YqeY domain fusion protein: MSNENPATAPASPTAAVHQAAPLQDFIRQIVRDDLAAGRHSAIHTRFPPEPNGYLHIGHAKAICLSFGIAKEFNGWCNLRLDDTNPGKEDPEFVQGIKDDVRWLGFEWHELRHASDYFEVFYRSACKLIEDGVAYVDDLSAEEMRQYRGTLTEPGRHSPWRERSVEENLDLFHRMRAGEFVDGSKTLRAKIDMAAGNINMRDPAIYRVRKIAHQNTGDAWPIYPMYDYAHCLSDALEGITHSLCTLEFEDHRPLYDWFVDQVDLPNHPELWQPLLDAGLPTVPAKPRQIEFSRLNLSYCITSKRKLAQLVNENFVDGWDDPRMNTLRGLRRRGFTPAGLRLLIERVGVSKQNSVIDYAILENCIREDLDATAARRMAVLDPLKLVITNLPEGHEETLAFPNHPKDESFGTREVPFAREVWIERDDFAEVPPKGFHRLKPEGEVRLRGVGIVKCEQIIKDADGHVVELHCTLDPETRHGLPGADRKVKGTIHWVSAKHAVATEVRLYDRLFSVPAPDSEEDGKSWLDHVNAEAKRVVQAWLEPAAAHVEPEQRFQFERLGYFVADRVDHRADAPVFNRTVTLRDVWARPTGQ; this comes from the coding sequence ATGTCGAACGAGAATCCCGCCACTGCACCCGCCAGCCCGACGGCCGCCGTGCATCAGGCGGCTCCGCTGCAGGATTTCATCCGGCAGATCGTTCGCGACGACCTCGCCGCGGGCAGGCACAGCGCGATCCACACCCGCTTCCCGCCGGAGCCGAACGGCTACCTGCACATCGGCCACGCCAAGGCGATCTGCCTGAGCTTCGGCATCGCGAAGGAGTTCAACGGCTGGTGCAACTTGCGCCTGGACGACACCAACCCAGGCAAGGAAGACCCCGAGTTCGTCCAGGGCATCAAGGACGACGTGCGCTGGCTCGGCTTCGAATGGCATGAACTGCGCCACGCCTCGGACTACTTCGAGGTGTTCTACCGCAGTGCCTGCAAACTGATCGAGGACGGCGTGGCCTACGTCGACGACCTCAGCGCCGAGGAAATGCGCCAGTACCGCGGCACGCTGACCGAGCCGGGCCGCCATTCGCCCTGGCGCGAGCGTTCCGTCGAGGAGAACCTGGACCTGTTCCACCGCATGCGCGCCGGCGAGTTCGTCGACGGCAGCAAGACGCTGCGCGCGAAGATCGACATGGCCGCGGGCAACATCAACATGCGCGACCCGGCGATCTACCGGGTGCGCAAGATCGCTCACCAGAACACCGGCGACGCGTGGCCGATCTACCCGATGTACGACTACGCACACTGCCTGTCCGACGCGCTGGAGGGCATCACGCATTCGCTGTGCACGCTGGAGTTCGAGGACCACCGGCCGCTGTACGACTGGTTCGTCGACCAGGTCGACCTGCCGAACCACCCCGAGCTGTGGCAGCCGCTGCTCGACGCCGGCCTGCCGACGGTGCCGGCCAAGCCGCGCCAGATCGAGTTCTCGCGGCTCAACCTGAGCTACTGCATCACCAGCAAGCGCAAGCTGGCGCAGCTGGTCAACGAGAACTTCGTGGACGGCTGGGACGACCCGCGCATGAACACGCTGCGTGGCCTGCGCCGGCGCGGCTTCACCCCGGCCGGGCTGCGCCTGCTGATCGAGCGCGTGGGCGTGAGCAAGCAGAACAGCGTGATCGACTACGCGATCCTGGAGAACTGCATCCGCGAGGATCTGGACGCCACCGCGGCGCGCCGCATGGCCGTGCTCGACCCGCTGAAGCTGGTGATCACCAACCTGCCGGAGGGCCACGAGGAAACGCTGGCCTTCCCGAACCATCCCAAGGACGAGAGCTTCGGCACGCGCGAAGTGCCGTTCGCGCGCGAGGTGTGGATCGAGCGCGACGATTTCGCCGAAGTGCCGCCAAAGGGTTTCCACCGGCTGAAGCCGGAGGGCGAAGTGCGCCTGCGCGGCGTCGGCATCGTGAAGTGCGAGCAGATCATCAAGGACGCCGACGGCCATGTGGTCGAGCTGCACTGCACGCTCGATCCGGAAACCCGCCACGGCCTGCCCGGCGCCGACCGCAAGGTGAAGGGCACGATCCACTGGGTCAGCGCGAAGCATGCGGTGGCCACCGAGGTGCGCCTGTACGACCGCCTGTTCAGCGTGCCCGCGCCGGACAGCGAGGAGGACGGCAAGAGCTGGCTCGACCACGTCAACGCCGAGGCCAAGCGCGTGGTGCAGGCGTGGCTGGAACCGGCCGCCGCCCACGTCGAGCCGGAACAGCGCTTCCAGTTCGAACGGCTCGGCTACTTCGTGGCCGACCGCGTCGACCACCGCGCCGACGCGCCGGTGTTCAACCGCACGGTGACCTTGCGCGACGTCTGGGCCAGGCCGACCGGCCAGTAA
- a CDS encoding putative signal transducing protein has translation MHTVYRAENLFDAHLVKDALEADGIPAFIAGEYLTGAVGQLPAMDYIAVMVPESSLAAANSIVGEVEARLNEARQAIVDDDLPDDPLTMPC, from the coding sequence ATGCACACCGTCTACCGCGCCGAAAACCTGTTCGATGCCCATCTGGTCAAGGATGCGCTGGAGGCCGACGGCATCCCGGCGTTCATTGCCGGCGAGTACCTCACCGGCGCGGTGGGCCAGCTGCCGGCGATGGATTACATCGCGGTGATGGTGCCCGAATCGAGCCTGGCCGCCGCCAACAGCATCGTGGGCGAGGTCGAGGCCCGGCTCAACGAGGCGCGGCAGGCGATCGTGGACGATGACCTGCCGGACGACCCGCTGACCATGCCCTGCTGA
- a CDS encoding adenine phosphoribosyltransferase, translating into MQDLAALIRAVPDFPRPGVMFRDVTPLLVNAGSFARCIDALAEPWQGSGVQAVCGIEARGFIFGAALAQKLHAGFVPLRKPGKLPPPVATVDYQLEYGSDQLQVQRDAFRPGERVLLADDVLATGGTLAAAAALVSELGAELLGASVVIELPVLRGRSRWHAGRPLHSLLRY; encoded by the coding sequence ATGCAAGACCTCGCCGCACTGATCCGCGCCGTGCCCGATTTTCCCCGACCCGGCGTGATGTTCCGCGACGTCACCCCGCTGCTCGTCAACGCCGGCAGCTTCGCCCGCTGCATCGACGCGCTGGCCGAACCGTGGCAGGGCAGCGGCGTGCAGGCGGTGTGCGGCATCGAGGCGCGCGGTTTCATCTTCGGCGCCGCGCTGGCGCAGAAGCTGCACGCCGGCTTCGTGCCGCTGCGCAAGCCGGGCAAGCTGCCGCCGCCGGTGGCGACGGTGGACTACCAGCTGGAATACGGCAGCGACCAGCTGCAGGTGCAGCGCGATGCGTTCAGGCCCGGCGAGCGCGTGCTGCTGGCCGACGACGTACTGGCCACCGGCGGCACCCTGGCGGCGGCCGCGGCGTTGGTCAGCGAGCTGGGAGCCGAACTGCTCGGCGCCAGCGTGGTGATCGAGCTGCCCGTGCTGCGGGGGCGTAGCCGCTGGCATGCCGGCCGGCCGCTGCACAGCCTGCTGCGTTACTGA
- a CDS encoding DUF3501 family protein — MDKLTRTDLLSLETYAQQRGDFRARVMAHKKQRMVHLGEHLTLIFEDRLSIQYQVQEMLRIERIFEADGIQDELDAYNPLVPDGSNLKATMLIEYADVEQRKRELVRLRHIEHAIALSVHGHAAVTAIADEDMERSNDEKTAAVHFLRFELGPAMIADWRAGAAVTLTSTLAAMPVEATLTPEQRHALAADFA, encoded by the coding sequence ATGGACAAACTCACCCGCACCGACTTGCTCAGCCTGGAAACCTACGCGCAGCAGCGCGGCGACTTCCGCGCCCGCGTGATGGCGCACAAGAAGCAGCGCATGGTGCACCTCGGCGAGCACCTCACGCTGATCTTCGAGGACCGCCTGAGCATCCAGTACCAGGTGCAGGAAATGCTGCGCATCGAGCGCATCTTCGAGGCCGATGGCATCCAGGACGAGCTGGATGCCTACAATCCGCTGGTTCCCGACGGCAGCAACCTCAAGGCCACGATGCTCATCGAATATGCCGATGTCGAACAGCGCAAGCGCGAGCTGGTGCGCCTGCGCCATATCGAGCATGCGATCGCGCTGAGCGTGCACGGCCACGCCGCGGTCACGGCCATCGCCGACGAGGACATGGAGCGCAGCAACGACGAGAAGACCGCCGCGGTGCACTTCCTGCGTTTCGAACTCGGCCCCGCGATGATCGCGGACTGGCGCGCCGGCGCTGCAGTCACCCTGACCTCGACCCTGGCGGCGATGCCGGTCGAGGCCACCCTCACGCCCGAACAACGGCATGCCCTGGCGGCGGACTTCGCCTGA
- a CDS encoding (Fe-S)-binding protein yields MADPTQDTREGNLDAPTRHPLDWTSPDFMDQQSLDAELERVFNICHGCRRCVSLCHAFPTLFDLVDASKTMEIDGVDKADYPKVTEQCYLCDLCYQTKCPYTPPHPWNVDFPHLMLRAKAVAFERDGVPLSSKILSSTRAVGKLASIPVVVQVINAANRNAGARQLLEKTMGVDAKARVPEYHSPTARKRLRDLDGSGEAVPAGRTRGKLALFATCYCDHSDPVVVEDLAAVLKHNAIPTKLVEQESCCGMPKLELGDLQTVKKYKERNIPVLAKMAREGWDFTAAIPSCVLMFKQELPLMFPDDADVALVRDRFFDPFEYLAERHKAGLLQTDFRQSLGKVAWQVPCHQRVQKIGPKTRDILQLVPDTEITTIERCSGHDGTYGVKHKTYALSRKLAKPVENRVSQAEPDHFTSDCPMAGGHIAHGLDDKPAAEHPLSLLRKAYGI; encoded by the coding sequence ATGGCCGATCCCACCCAAGACACGCGCGAAGGCAACCTGGACGCGCCCACCCGGCATCCGCTGGACTGGACCAGCCCCGACTTCATGGACCAGCAGTCGCTGGATGCCGAACTGGAACGCGTGTTCAACATCTGCCACGGCTGCCGCCGCTGCGTCAGCCTGTGCCACGCCTTCCCCACCCTGTTCGACCTGGTCGACGCATCGAAGACGATGGAGATCGACGGGGTCGACAAGGCCGACTATCCCAAGGTCACCGAGCAGTGCTACCTGTGCGACCTGTGCTACCAGACCAAGTGCCCGTACACACCGCCGCACCCGTGGAACGTGGATTTCCCGCACCTGATGTTGCGTGCCAAGGCGGTGGCGTTCGAGCGTGACGGCGTGCCGCTGTCGTCGAAGATCCTGTCCAGCACACGCGCGGTCGGCAAGCTCGCCTCGATTCCGGTGGTGGTGCAGGTGATCAATGCCGCCAACCGCAACGCGGGCGCGCGCCAGCTGCTGGAAAAGACCATGGGCGTCGACGCGAAGGCGCGCGTGCCCGAATACCACTCGCCCACCGCGCGCAAACGCCTGCGCGACCTCGACGGCAGCGGCGAAGCAGTCCCCGCCGGCCGCACCCGCGGCAAGCTCGCGTTGTTCGCCACCTGCTATTGCGACCACTCCGACCCGGTGGTGGTCGAGGATCTCGCCGCGGTGCTGAAGCACAACGCGATCCCGACCAAGCTGGTCGAACAGGAAAGCTGCTGCGGCATGCCCAAGCTGGAACTGGGCGACCTGCAGACGGTGAAGAAGTACAAGGAGCGCAACATCCCGGTGCTGGCGAAGATGGCGCGTGAAGGCTGGGACTTCACCGCGGCCATCCCGTCCTGCGTGCTGATGTTCAAGCAGGAACTGCCGCTGATGTTCCCCGACGATGCCGACGTCGCGCTGGTGCGCGACCGCTTCTTCGATCCGTTCGAATACCTGGCCGAACGGCACAAGGCCGGCCTGCTGCAGACCGACTTCAGGCAGTCGCTGGGCAAGGTTGCCTGGCAGGTGCCGTGCCACCAGCGCGTGCAGAAGATCGGCCCGAAGACCCGCGACATCCTGCAACTGGTGCCGGATACGGAGATCACCACCATCGAGCGCTGCTCCGGCCACGACGGCACCTACGGCGTCAAGCACAAGACCTATGCGCTCTCGCGCAAGCTGGCCAAGCCGGTGGAGAACCGGGTGAGCCAGGCCGAGCCCGACCACTTCACCAGCGACTGCCCGATGGCCGGCGGCCACATCGCCCACGGCCTCGACGACAAGCCGGCGGCGGAACATCCGCTGAGCCTGTTGCGCAAGGCCTACGGCATCTGA